The genomic region GCGGGCGTACCAATGTTCCCTGCCGGAGGCCGTCACGCACGCCATCCGACAGATCAACAGCACGATCAGCGAGTTCGAGACACTCTACGAGGAGATCAAACCGGAGCTGAGTCCGGCCGGCGTCGGCTATGTGGAGGGCATGGCGGGCTGGATCCGCGGGTGTTACTACTGGTCACGCACTGTGCCGCGCTACGCGGACGCGACAGCGTCCGCCCTCTGCTGAGAGCAGACCAACCCCACTACGTTACCTGAAGAGAGGGCGCCCAAACCGATCCGGCGCATGATTCGCCCGTCTCTGTGTACTCATTGCTCAATACGACCACCCGATGTCCACAAGGGCGTACGCTCAGCGCTTGCCTTCCGAGGATCAACGACAGGAAGCGGTAGGGCATATGGCGCATGAGCTGAGGCAACCGATCACCGAGACCCATCTGTTGCTGGAGCGCCATCGGGAACTCCGCGCGATCGACGCCACGTTGGCCGACCTCAGCGATGCGGGAGACGGTGTGCCGCGACCGCGGCACACCGGGCTGCTCGCCTTCACCGGCTCGGCCGGGTTGGGGAAGACGGCACTCATGGCAAAGGTGCGTTCCAAAGCCGTGGCACGCGGATTCACTGTGCTCTCGGGCAAGGGCGGCGAGAAGGAACAGGAGCTGGCCTTCCGCTTGGTACGCCAGCTCGTGCAGCCCGCCCTCGCGGCGATGGACGAGCCCGAGCGTCGGGCCTTCCTTGGTAGTTGGTACGACATCGTCGCCACCGCGCTGGGTCTGGAGGCGACGGGCACTGCCCGGGTGCCGGATCCGACCGGGGTGCGCGACGGCCTCGACTGGGTCATGACGCGCCTCGCCGTGATGAAGGCGCCCGTCGTCCTGCTCCTGGACGACATGCACTGGGCCGATGTCGAGTCCCTGAACTGGCTCGCCTCCTTCGCCCCGCGGGCCGAAGACCTCCCGCTCCTGATCGTCGTCGCCTACCGGCCCGACGAACTGCCGCACGAGGCGGCGGCCTTCCGCACATTTGTCGAACGCCACCGGCATCGCCCCTACTCCCTGTCGCCGCTCACCACCGAGGGCGTGGCACGGATCGTCAGGGACGAGGTGGGCAGGGGAGCCGAGGACGAGTTCTGCGACGAATGCTGGTCGGCCACCGGCGGAAGCCCGTTCGAAACGGTCGAACTCGCCATCCGGCTCCGCGAGCACCATCTCAAGGGCACACAGAGCGACTTGCCCACGATGCGTGACCTCGCCTCGGCGGTCAAAGGACCCGGGCTGCTCGATCGCCTGCACCGGCTCGGTGGGACCACCGTCCGCTTCGCGTGGGTCGCGGCCGTCCTCGGTACGTCCATCTCGCCAGAGCTCGCCGCCACCATCGCGGTGGTCGGCAGCGAGGAAGCCGCCGAGGCGACCGAGAGGCTGCGCACCGCTCGGATCCTGGCGGACGCCCCAGGTCACGGAGGCGGCCTGGAGTTCATGCATCCCCTGATCGCCACAGCGGTCTACCGGGACATCCCCGCAAGTCTGCGGGTGGGCCTGCACAACAGGGCGGCGGAGGCCGTCAGCGCGGCGGGGTTCGGCCCCACCGCCGCTGCCCGGCACCTGCTGGAGGTGCCGTGCGAGGGCAGGCCCGAGGCAGTCGAATGCCTTCGGGAGGCCGCCCGCGAGTACCTTCGTGCCGGGGCTCCGGAGGCTGCCCGACGCGTCCTGACCCGGGCTCTGCAGGAGCCGCCCCTTCTGGAAGACCGCGCGGCGCTCCTCCACGAACTCGCGTGCTCGACCTTCCTGATCGAACCCGCGGCCACCGTCAGCCATCTCCGGGCAGCTCTCGCGGAGCCCGGAGTCGACCCCGATCTGCGCGCCTCCATCGTCTACCGGCTGACCCAGGCGCTGGCCCACCTCGACCGAGTGGCCGAGGCGGCAGCCGTGGCCGCCGACGAGGCGCAGCAGACGCCCAATCCGCGTATCCGACTGCGCATGCAGGCCGATCACTTCGTATGGAGCGCGTTCCGCACCGACGAGCCCGACTCGCCCGCCCGCTCGCGCATGCTGGCACGGCTGGCCGAGCGGCTGACCGGCCGTGGTCTGGAGGAGCGATACATCCTGGGCCTACGGTCCTGGGACGCCATGATGCGCGGTGAGCCGCGGCAGACCGTCCTCGAATACGCAGAGGAGGCTCTGCGGGGCGGGTTGAGCTGGACCGACGAGAACCGTGGCTTCGAGGTACCCGTTTCGGTCGCCATGGTTTTCGCCTACTGCGACCAGCCACGCCGGGCCGAAGAGCTGTTCACCAAGGGTCTGGCGGACTGCGAGACCAAGGGGTGGCGTGGTTCCCATCTGGCTCTGGGCCAGACCCTCCTCGGCTACATCCGCTACCGTCGCGGCTGCCTTGTCGAGGCGGAGAACCTGGTGCGGGAGGGCCTGCGCACCGCCGACCGCGTTGAAGGAGCGGTGCCCGCCCAGTGGTTCGCCATCGGCATCCTCATCCAGACCCTCCTCGCCCGTGGGCGGACCGAGGACGCGCGTCGGCTCGCCGACTCGTACAACTACGGCGACGTGGTCCCGAACGCCGTCATCTACCCGGACCCCCGCACGGTGTACGCCGAACTGCTCCTGGCCGAAGGCCGGCACAGCGAGGCCGAGCAGCTGTTGTCCGCGGTCGGGGAATGGCTGGAGTCACGGTCCTGGCACAACCCGACCTGGTGCCCCTGGCAGCTGAACCTCGCGTCCGCCGTCGCTCCCACCGATCCCGACCGGGCGATCCATCTCGCCCAGGACGCCGTCAAGCGGGCCCGTGACTTCGGCGCGGCCTCCGCGATCGGCCAGGCGCTCCATACCGAGGCCGAGGTGACCGGCGGAACGGCGGCCCTCGACCTGTACGCGGAGGCCGTCGAGCATCTCGAACGGTCACCCGCCTCGTACGAACTGGCCCGTGCGCAGGTCGGCCACGGCGCCGCGCTGTCCCGGAACGGCAGGCTGCAAGAGGCCGCGGACCGTCTCTACCAAGGTCAGGAAGGCGCCGTCCACTGCGGTGCCGAGGCCCTGGCAACCCGCGCCCGGGAAGAACTCGCGGCAGCCGGACTGCGCCCGCTGCCCCTGCGGTACGCGCAGACGGACACGCTCACCGCCCAGGAACGCAGGGCCGCCGAGATGACGGCCCAGGGGCACCCCGCAGCGGTGGTCGCGAAGGCCCTGCGTCTCACCGAACAAGGCGTGACGCGACTGCTCTCCTCCGTCTACCGCAAGATCGGCACCGACACCGCGGGCCTCGCCAAAGCCCTGGAGACCTATCCCCGCCCCCGACCGTGACCTGGCAGTCCAGCCGTCCGGCCATCCATCAGTCCAGCCGGCCTAAATCCTGTTGGTCCCCAGAGCGCGGAGCAGCATGGGCAGCGAGCGGTACAGCTCGCGTTTCCAGTACGGAGGCGCGTGCGTACCGGCGTAGAAGTGGGTGGTCACCGGAGTTCCGACGGAGGCCAGGCGGGTGGCCAGGGACTGGGACTGGCGTTGCATGAGGGTCTCCGTGGGGGAGATCGCGTCCTCGGGGAACGGGTCGGCAGGGTCCTCCAGGCCCGGGACCTCCGGGTCCGGTGGTGTGCCGGGCGGGTCGAGGACGCCTGCCGTGCCGTCGCCGCTGGAGAGGTGGACCGGGATGGTGCGCAGCCGGTCGGCCAGGTAATAGGGGTCGTGCGCCTGCCAGTTGGCCCGTTGGGCGACCGGGTCGCCCCACACCGCCGTCCAGTCCAGGCCCAGGTACGTCATCCCGGCCCGGACCGCGTGCGGATGCTCCAGTGGATGCACGAATCCGCTGAAGCTCGCCACCGCCCGGAACAGACCCGGGTGGCGTGCCGCGTAGGAGAGGGCACCGAACCCGCCCTGCGACTCCCCGGCGGCCGCACGACGGGGGCCCGCTCCGTAGTGGCGTTCCAGCAGCGGGCGGACTTCCCGCAGGTGGAACGTCTCCACGGCGGGCGGGCCGCCCTTCCCACCGTTGAACCAGTCGGTGTAGAAGCCGAACAACGGCATCTCCGGCATCACGACCAGTACGTCCCGCAGGTGGGGCAGGTCCTGGAGGCGAGCGTCGTAGTCCTCGGTCCACGCCTTGTGGTTACCGTCGCCGCCGACGAGTAGATAGAGCGTCGGCCAGGTCTGGCCGGGCCGTCGCCGCTCCCAGCCGTCCGGCGTCAGCAGCCGGACCTTCGCTGTGCGGCCCAGCGCGGGCGAGTCCACTGTGATGTCGACCTGGCGCTCACCCACCTCCTCCTCGGCGATGACCCTGGCGCCGTGCGGGGCGGCGGCAGTCGCTTCCGCACCCATGACGGACACTGCCGCCAGCAGCAGGAGATCGGCGATCACCAAGGCGAGCAGCACGCGTAGGCGTGAAGTGCTCCAGGGCATGAGCATTCCTCCGTTCCTGTCTTCAGACGTCGCGGCCGCGCAGGGCCCCGGTCGCGAGCAGGAGCAGCGCCGCCGTGTAACCCGCCACCAGGAGCAGGGACGGCCAGGGGCCGAGGCTGCCGACCGTTTCCGCGGTCGCGTCCGAGGTCTGGATCAGCTTCTCCAAGGCGCTCGTCGGGGAGACGCCCGCGATCCAGCGCTGGGCGTCGCCGAAGAGCGGGCCCAGGAGGGAGGGCAGGAGCAGCAGGCCGATGACCGTGCTGACGGCTCCCGCGGAGTGGCGTACGAGGGTGCCGACCGCGAGGCCGAGCAGCCCGGCGACGGCGAAGGAGGCGGCGATGCCGAACAGGGCCGGCAGCGGCTCGCCCTGGGCGTACTTGCCGTTCTCCAGCATCGCGCCACCGATCAGGTAGGCGAGCGTGCAGGAGACCAGCGCCAGGACGTACATCAGGGCCGCGATCAGGGCGGCCTTCGCGGCGAGCACGGTGGCGCGGCGCGGGTTGGCGGCGAAAGTGGTGCGGACGGTGCCGCTGCCGTACTCGCCCGTGATCAGCAGGGCACCGACGACCGCGGCCAGCATCTGAGCGGGGACGGAGGCGGTGAGACTGCCGCCGAGCACCGTGTCGTCCGGTTGCAGGCTCCCGGTCGCCGCGACGAACACCGCACCCAGCACGGGCACGACGGCGGTCGCGACGGTCGTCCAGACCGTGGAGCGCACGCTGTGGAACTTGATCCACTCATGGGCCAGGGCCTGCGGGAAGCCTGCCCGGGCGGTGGTGAGCGTCGTGGGCGCCATCAGACCGTCTCCTTCCGGCTGCTCCGGACCGCGCTCGTCCGGTACTCGGCCGCGTCCTGGGACAGGACCGTGTAGACCTCCTCCAACGAGGAGTGGGCGGGGGTGAGTTCATGGATCGCGAGACCGTGGTCGCGGGCGAGGTCACCGATGGCCGCGGCGTCCGGACCGTCCACCCGCCAGCCGCCCCGCGCGTCGAGCCGGACGTCGGCGCCCTTCGCCTCCAGGAGGCCCCGCAGCTTCTCGGGTTCCGGGGAGCGGACGAGCGTATGGGCGCGGGAGTTGGTCTCGATGAAGGCGCGCATCGTGGTGTCGGCGAGGAGCCTGCCGCGTCCGATCACGATCAGATGGTCGGCGGTCAGCTCCATCTCGCTCATCAGATGGCTGGAGAGGAAGACCGTACGGCCCTGTGCGGCAAGGGACTTCATCAGACCGCGGATCCAGCGGATGCCCTCGGTGTCCAGCCCGTTCACCGGCTCGTCGAGGATCAGCGCCTCCGGGTCACCGAGCAACGCGGCGGCGATGCCGAGCCGTTGGCCCATGCCGAGCGAGAAGCCGCTGAACCGGCGGCCCGAGACCTCGGTCAGACCGGTCAGGTCCAGCACCTCGTCGACGCGGCGGCGCGGGATGCGGTTGCTCGCCGCGAGCCCGGCCAGATGCCGGTACGCCGAACGGCCGCCGTGCGCGCCCTTCGCGTCCAGCAGCGAGCCGACGGCGCACAGGGGCGCCGCCAACTCGGCGTAGGACTTCCCGCCGACCGTGACCGTGCCCGAGGTGGGCGTGTCCAGGCCGAGGATCAGTCGCATGGTGGTGGATTTGCCTGCGCCGTTCGGGCCGAGGAAGCCGGTCACCCGGCCGGGCCGGACCGTGAAGGACAGCTGGTCCACGGCGGTCTTGTCGCCGTACTTCTTGGTGAGTTCGCGTGCCTCGATCATGTCTTCGACGGTAGGGAACGGCGACGCCCCGGACATCCGCCGCCGGGAGTCGGCCGCTACTCCCGCGGGAGTACCCTCACCGCTCCCCCGCACGGACGAGGCCGGTCTCGTACGCCAGCACCACCAACTGCGCCCGGTCCCGCGCTCCCAGCTTGGTCATCGCCCGGCTGACGTGGGTCTTCGCGGTCAACGGGCTCATGATCAGCTGTCGGCCGATCTCCTCATTGCTGAGCCCTGCCGCGACCAGGGCCATCACCTCGCGCTCCCGGTCGGTGAGCACGGCCAGCCGCTCGGAGCCGGCCGCCTCCGGGGCCCTCAGCCGGGCGAACTCCTCGACGACCGACCGTGTGACCGCCGGTGCGAGGAGGCCCTGTCCGGCCGCGACCGTACGGATCGCCGCGCGCAGCCCGTCCGGCTCGATGTCCTTCAGCAGAAAGCCCGCGGCACCGTGCCGCAGCGCCTCGAAGACGTACGCGTCGACCTGGTAGGTGGTGAGCATGACGACGCGTACGCCGTCGAGGGTGCGGTCGGCGGCGATGCGACGAGTGGCCTCGATGCCGTCGACACCGGGCATCCGGATGTCCATCAGCACCACGTCGGGCCGCGTCAGCCGCACCGCCTGGACGGCCTGCGTCCCGTCGGCCGCCTCCGCGACCACCACCAGGTCGTCGGTCAGGTCCAGCAGGGCCCGGAAACCGGCGCGCACGACGGTCTGGTCGTCGGCGAGCACCACGCGCACGGTCACGGCTGCCCGCCACGGAGTGCCTCGGCCGGACGTATGACCGGGAGCACGGCCCGTACCCGGAAGCCGCCGCCGGACACCGGTCCGTACTCGATGCTGCCACCCACCGCGGCGGCCCGCTCCCGCATGCCGACGAGTCCGAAGCCTCCGGGCGCGATGTGCGACGGTGGTCCGATCCGCAAGGGTGAGCCCGTCTCCGACGGTGGGCCGGTCCGCGACGGTGGGGCGCTCTCCGGGGGTGGGCCGGTTTCCGAGGGTGGGCCGTCGTCCGCGATCTCCACCGACAGCCGGTCGCCCTGCCGGGTGACCGAGACCGCCGCGTGCCGGGAGCCGGAGTGCTTGGCCACGTTGGTCAGCGCTTCCTGCACGATGCGGTAGGCCGCGAGCTCGACCATCGGCGAGAGGCCGTCCGCCGTGCCGACCTGGCGCAGCGCCGCGTCCACGCCGCTGTCGGTGAACCGGTCGACCAGTTCGGGCAGTTGGGCAAGTCCGGGAGCGGGCGTCGTGGTTTCGCGGTCGTGGTCGCGCAGCACGGTGACGGTGGCCCGCAGTTCTCCCACCGCTTCCTTGCCCGAGTCGCGTACCTGTCGCATCGCCTGCCGGGAGACCTCGGGCCGGGTGTCGAGTGCGTCGAGGGCGACTCCGGCCTGCACCGCCATCGCGGTCACCGTGTGCGCGACGATGTCGTGCAGTTCGCGGGCGATGCGCAGGCGCTCCTCGTGCACCCGGCGCGCCGCCTCCCGCTCCCGCTCCTCCTCGGCGCGAGTGGCCCGGGCCGCGTACTCGTCCATCAACTGCCGCCGCGTACGGATGACTTCGCCGAGCAGCAGGGGCACCAGCGGCCAGATCATCTCCAGCAACGGCAGCCCCTGCGGGTTGGCCACGTCACGCCCCACCCTCAGCGCGACCGCGCCCGAGACGAGGGAGGCGACGAGCCCGGTCCACAGCGTGCGCCGCCGGTCGCCCAGCACCGCGACGGTGTACAGGGCGACGATCACGGGCAGGTTGAGCAGCTCCCCGATGTGCCCGTACAGCGCCCAGCCCGCGCAGGCGGCGCCCGTGACGACCGCGACCGGCACCGGCCACCGGCGCCGGCCCAGCAGCGCGATCAGGGAGACCGCGAGCAGCAGCCAGGTGATCCCGTCCGCCTGCCGGTAGTCGGGGTCGTTGGACGCGGCGTCGGACGCCGTGAACAGCCCGACCACGGCGACCACCAGCAGATCCGTGGTCAGCGGCGACAGTGATCGCGCGCGCTCCATCAGGCCGTCGATGCTCGTCACGTCATCACCGTAGGGGCCTGATCACGCCGGCGCATACGCCCACGGGAGTAGTCCGCCGACCGGCCCCGGCCGCTAGGACCGGCGGCGGGGTTTTCCGCGCTTCGTTCCCTTGGGGGCGCCGGATCCGGTGCGTGGGCTCTTGCCGGTCGGCTTACCCGTTGCCCTGCCCGCGGCGGGCTTCCGACGCGCTGCGCCTTTGTCCGCTTTATCGGAGCCCTTGCTCTTCGGCTGCGACTGGGCCGTGGAACGGCCCCGGGTGCTGTTGACGGTCCGGCCGCGGACGATGCCGATGAAGTCCTCCACCAGGTCCGTGGTCCGGTCCTCCGGCCAGGACAGGGCGACGCGGGACTCGGGGGCGTCGGTGACCGGCCGGTATGTGAGGTCCTTGCGGTGGTGGAGGCGGGCGAGCGACTGCGGGACCACCAGGAGTCCCACCCCGGCCGCCACCAGTTCGATCGCGTCCTCCGTCGTCGCGGGGCGCTCGATCGCGGGGCGACCCGGCGGGTGCTCCCAGTCGAGGGTGTCGTCGAGGGGGTGCAGCACGATGTCGTCGGCCAGGTCCTCGGCGGTCACCTCGTCGACGGCCGCCACGACGTGGTCGTTCGGGACCACGACCACCGTCGTCTCGGTGTAGAGGGGGATCGCGCTGAGGTCCGTACCGTCGACCGGCAGCCGTACGAATCCGGCGTCGGCGTCGCCGCCCCGCAGCACGGCGAAGGCTTCGGCGACGGACACCGCGAGGAGGGTGAGGGGGACGTCGGGCAGCCGCTCGTTCCAGATCCGCACCCACTTGCTGGGCGTCACTCCCGGGACATACGCGAGCCGGAACGAAGGGGATTCTTCCGAGCCTGTCACCTGGCCAGGTTACCCGGCGTGGTCGGCGGTGGTTCACATGCTCGATACCCTGGGCAGCATGACGTCGCACCAGAACACCCAGACGATGAAGCCCGCGACCGCGGCCAAGAAGCTGGGTGTGTACCTCGAGGCCACCCCCGCCGAGTTCCAGGAGGGAGTCGTCTCGCGCTCCGAGCTGACCGCCCTGCAGGCCGATCCCCCTCAGTGGCTCCAGGACCTGCGAAGCAACGGCCCGCACCCCCGTCCGGTGGTCGCGGCGAAGCTCGGCGTCTCCATCGCGGGGCTCGCGCGCGGCGGTGTCACGGAGGCTCTCACCACGGAGCAGATCGAGGCCCTGAAGAACGAGCTTCCCGAGTGGCTCCAGAAGGAGCGCGCCACCCAGGCCGAGGTCCGCAAGGAAGCGGTCCGCATCAAGGAGAAGAACGCGGAGCGCGACGACAAGGACGATCAGCCGCGTCAGTAGCGGTCTTCGGGCCGCCCCGGCGCTCCTCGAACCGCCGCGGCGCGCTGTGGAAGACTCGATCCGTGATCATCGAACGTGCGTACGCACACATGGCTTCGTACGACGACACCGCGTGGCCCTGGTCCGTGCCCTGTGTGCGCGGGCTACTCGCGGACGGGGTGCGGTTCACGGCACCGGTGACCTTTGTCGTGGGTGAGAACGGCTCGGGCAAGTCGACCCTGGTCGAGGCGCTGGCCGAGGGCTTCGGTCTGGACTCCTGGGGCGGCTCGCACGACTGGCGGTACGCGAGTCCCCGGGCCAAGTCGGTACTCGGCGAGCGGATCCGCTTCGACGCGGCGGCAGCACGCGGGCGCCGCATGCTCGGCAGCTGGTCGGCCCGCAAGGGGTTCTTCCTGCGGGCGGAGACGGCGATGGACGCGCTGGACCGGGAAGGGCTCGCGCCGGATTCGGTCAGTCACGGCGAGGGCTTCCTCGCGGCGTTCCGCGGGAAGTTCCTGGAGCCCGGGCTGTATGTGCTGGACGAGCCGGAGGCGGCGCTGTCGTTCGGCTCCTGCCTCGAACTGCTAGGCCATTTCGACCAGTTGACGAAACAGGGCGGGCAGGTCATCTGTGCCACGCACTCGCCGCTGCTGACCGCGCTGCCCGGTGCGGACATCATCGAGGTCGGCGACCACGGGATGCGCCGGGTGGCCTGGCAGGACCTCGCCCTCGTCGACCACTGGCGCCGCTACCTCGCCGACCCGCAGGCCTATCTCCGACACATCCTCGACTGAGGACGACCCGTGACCGAGGGGCAACCCCCGCGAACGCCCCCGCAAGCGCCCCGCGAGCGCCGCCCTCAGTGATCGCCTGCCAGAATGGCGATCACCGTCGGCGTTCGACAGAACCCGCCCCGGACGATGGAGGAGCCCCGTGCCGCTGCCCTCACAACCGTTGCGCAAGCTGGGCTTCTTGACCATCGGGCTGTTCGACGAGGCCGACCCCGGCAAGGGCCACGAGTCGACGCTGGAGATCATCCAGCTCGGTGAGCGACTGGGCTTCGACAGCGCGTGGCTGCGCCACCGCCATCTCCAGTTCGGCATCTCCTCCCCCGTGGCCGTCCTGGCCGCGGCCTCGCAGCGCACCACCCGTATCGAACTCGGTACCGCGGTCATCCCGTTGGGCTGGGAGAACCCGCTGCGGCTGGCGGAGGACCTGGCCACGGTCGACATCCTGTCCGGCGGCCGGCTCAATCCCGGCATCAGCGTCGGCCCGCCGATGCACTACGACCAGGTCAAGCAGGCGCTGTATCCGGACACCGCCGACGCGGAGGACTTCGGGTACGACCGGGTGGCGCGGCTGCTGGACTTCGTACGCGGCAAGCCCGCCACCGACTTCAGCGGCGTCGAGGGCTTCGAGGTGTTCTCGGACCGGGTCCAGCCGCACGCTCCCGGTCTGGGCCGCCGCCTCTGGTACGGCGGCGGAAGCCTGCGGTCGGCCCAGTGGGCGGGTGAGCACGCGATGAACTTCCTGACCAGCAGCGTCGTCAAGGCGGAGGAGTCCGAGGACTTCGCCGAGGTCCAGCTGTCCCACGTACGCGCCTTCCGCGCCCATCACCCCGACGGCGACCGCGCCCGCGTGTCCCAGGGGCTCGTCGTCATCCCCACCGACAGCGCCTCGCCGCGGCAGCGCGCGAAGTACGAGGCGTACGCGGAGAAGCGGCTGCCTCGGACCGCCTCGCCGCAGGGGCCGGCCCGCCTGATGTTCGCGCCCGACCTCGTCGGCACCTCCGCCGAGATCGCCGAACGGCTCTACGCGCACGCGGCGTTCAGGGAGATCGACGAGGTGGCGTTCGCGCTGCCCTTCACCTTCGAGCACGACGACTACGTCCAGATCCTCACCGACATCGCCACCCGGCTCGGCCCGGCACTCGGCTGGCAGGCGTCGACTCAGCCCGGCTAGAGGGCTCGTCGGCGGTGTCAGTCACTCACCTTGCTGCGTGCCTGGTACAGCAGATCTCCGTACGCGGGGTGGCGGGCGATCCAGCCCGCGTAGAAGGGGCAGGTGGCCAGCACCCGCAGGCCCGCGGCACGCGCCTCGTCCAGGGAGGCCCGGACCAGCGCGGACCCGACGCCCTTGCCCTCTGACTCCGGGCTCACCTCGGTGTGGACGAACGCGATCAGTTCCTCGGTACGGATGTACTCCGCGAAACCGGCGACCGCCGGCGCTCCGTCGATCCGGGCCTCGTAGCGACGCGCCCCGGGCACGTCTCTGACCTCGATCGCCATGTCTCCTCCTCGAACCCCGTTGAGCCGGTGCACGAGACTAACTCACCGTGGCCAGAACCCGTACCGGGGCCGGCGGGCCGTCCTGAGGACGGGCCCGCCCTCGCCCACGTGGCCCGGGTACGCGCCCGCGTTCAGGACACGTCGGACAGCTTCGGCATCTCGCCCTCGGTCGTGGAGACGTCGATCACGGAGAACGACGCACCCTGGGGATCGCTCAGCGCCGCGAACCGCCCGAAGGGGCTGGTCATCGGGCCGAACCGCAGGATCGCGCCGCGTTCGGTCGCCCTCGCCACGGCCGCGTCGCAGTCCTCGACGGTGAAGTAGACGTTGACGTAGGACGGCACCTCGGGCGGGAACTCCTCCGTCATCTTCATCCGGCCCAGGACCGTCTCCTCGCCGACGTTGAAGATCCTGAAGTCGATCGCGTCGTCCTCCATCTGCTGCGCCCGGTAAGGGAAGAGCGCGGCGAAGAAGGCGTCCGCCTTCTCGGGCTCCCTGGTGAAGACCTCCGCCCAGCAGTAGGCACCGGGCACGGCCTTCGCCTCGAAGCCCTCGTGCGCGCCGGCCTCCCACACACCGAAGACGGCGCCGCTCGGCTCCTGGGCCAGCGCCATGGTGCCGAAGTCGCCGACCTTCATCGGTTCCATCAGGACCTGGCCGCCGTTGGCGCGGACCTTCTCGGCGGTGGCGGCGGCATCCGGCGACGCGAAGTACAGACACCAGGCCGACTGTCCCTCGGCTCCGGGCATCGGCGGCACGACGGCGGCCACCGCCTTGCCGTCCGCATAGGCCTGCGTGTAGTTCCCGTACTCCGACGAGGCCTCGCCGAACGTCCACCCCAGCACGTCACCGTAGAAACTCTTGGCACCCTCG from Streptomyces sp. NBC_00878 harbors:
- a CDS encoding AAA family ATPase, producing the protein MAHELRQPITETHLLLERHRELRAIDATLADLSDAGDGVPRPRHTGLLAFTGSAGLGKTALMAKVRSKAVARGFTVLSGKGGEKEQELAFRLVRQLVQPALAAMDEPERRAFLGSWYDIVATALGLEATGTARVPDPTGVRDGLDWVMTRLAVMKAPVVLLLDDMHWADVESLNWLASFAPRAEDLPLLIVVAYRPDELPHEAAAFRTFVERHRHRPYSLSPLTTEGVARIVRDEVGRGAEDEFCDECWSATGGSPFETVELAIRLREHHLKGTQSDLPTMRDLASAVKGPGLLDRLHRLGGTTVRFAWVAAVLGTSISPELAATIAVVGSEEAAEATERLRTARILADAPGHGGGLEFMHPLIATAVYRDIPASLRVGLHNRAAEAVSAAGFGPTAAARHLLEVPCEGRPEAVECLREAAREYLRAGAPEAARRVLTRALQEPPLLEDRAALLHELACSTFLIEPAATVSHLRAALAEPGVDPDLRASIVYRLTQALAHLDRVAEAAAVAADEAQQTPNPRIRLRMQADHFVWSAFRTDEPDSPARSRMLARLAERLTGRGLEERYILGLRSWDAMMRGEPRQTVLEYAEEALRGGLSWTDENRGFEVPVSVAMVFAYCDQPRRAEELFTKGLADCETKGWRGSHLALGQTLLGYIRYRRGCLVEAENLVREGLRTADRVEGAVPAQWFAIGILIQTLLARGRTEDARRLADSYNYGDVVPNAVIYPDPRTVYAELLLAEGRHSEAEQLLSAVGEWLESRSWHNPTWCPWQLNLASAVAPTDPDRAIHLAQDAVKRARDFGAASAIGQALHTEAEVTGGTAALDLYAEAVEHLERSPASYELARAQVGHGAALSRNGRLQEAADRLYQGQEGAVHCGAEALATRAREELAAAGLRPLPLRYAQTDTLTAQERRAAEMTAQGHPAAVVAKALRLTEQGVTRLLSSVYRKIGTDTAGLAKALETYPRPRP
- a CDS encoding alpha/beta hydrolase family protein, yielding MLMPWSTSRLRVLLALVIADLLLLAAVSVMGAEATAAAPHGARVIAEEEVGERQVDITVDSPALGRTAKVRLLTPDGWERRRPGQTWPTLYLLVGGDGNHKAWTEDYDARLQDLPHLRDVLVVMPEMPLFGFYTDWFNGGKGGPPAVETFHLREVRPLLERHYGAGPRRAAAGESQGGFGALSYAARHPGLFRAVASFSGFVHPLEHPHAVRAGMTYLGLDWTAVWGDPVAQRANWQAHDPYYLADRLRTIPVHLSSGDGTAGVLDPPGTPPDPEVPGLEDPADPFPEDAISPTETLMQRQSQSLATRLASVGTPVTTHFYAGTHAPPYWKRELYRSLPMLLRALGTNRI
- a CDS encoding ABC transporter permease subunit: MAPTTLTTARAGFPQALAHEWIKFHSVRSTVWTTVATAVVPVLGAVFVAATGSLQPDDTVLGGSLTASVPAQMLAAVVGALLITGEYGSGTVRTTFAANPRRATVLAAKAALIAALMYVLALVSCTLAYLIGGAMLENGKYAQGEPLPALFGIAASFAVAGLLGLAVGTLVRHSAGAVSTVIGLLLLPSLLGPLFGDAQRWIAGVSPTSALEKLIQTSDATAETVGSLGPWPSLLLVAGYTAALLLLATGALRGRDV
- a CDS encoding ATP-binding cassette domain-containing protein; the protein is MIEARELTKKYGDKTAVDQLSFTVRPGRVTGFLGPNGAGKSTTMRLILGLDTPTSGTVTVGGKSYAELAAPLCAVGSLLDAKGAHGGRSAYRHLAGLAASNRIPRRRVDEVLDLTGLTEVSGRRFSGFSLGMGQRLGIAAALLGDPEALILDEPVNGLDTEGIRWIRGLMKSLAAQGRTVFLSSHLMSEMELTADHLIVIGRGRLLADTTMRAFIETNSRAHTLVRSPEPEKLRGLLEAKGADVRLDARGGWRVDGPDAAAIGDLARDHGLAIHELTPAHSSLEEVYTVLSQDAAEYRTSAVRSSRKETV
- a CDS encoding response regulator transcription factor: MTVRVVLADDQTVVRAGFRALLDLTDDLVVVAEAADGTQAVQAVRLTRPDVVLMDIRMPGVDGIEATRRIAADRTLDGVRVVMLTTYQVDAYVFEALRHGAAGFLLKDIEPDGLRAAIRTVAAGQGLLAPAVTRSVVEEFARLRAPEAAGSERLAVLTDREREVMALVAAGLSNEEIGRQLIMSPLTAKTHVSRAMTKLGARDRAQLVVLAYETGLVRAGER
- a CDS encoding sensor histidine kinase — encoded protein: MTSIDGLMERARSLSPLTTDLLVVAVVGLFTASDAASNDPDYRQADGITWLLLAVSLIALLGRRRWPVPVAVVTGAACAGWALYGHIGELLNLPVIVALYTVAVLGDRRRTLWTGLVASLVSGAVALRVGRDVANPQGLPLLEMIWPLVPLLLGEVIRTRRQLMDEYAARATRAEEEREREAARRVHEERLRIARELHDIVAHTVTAMAVQAGVALDALDTRPEVSRQAMRQVRDSGKEAVGELRATVTVLRDHDRETTTPAPGLAQLPELVDRFTDSGVDAALRQVGTADGLSPMVELAAYRIVQEALTNVAKHSGSRHAAVSVTRQGDRLSVEIADDGPPSETGPPPESAPPSRTGPPSETGSPLRIGPPSHIAPGGFGLVGMRERAAAVGGSIEYGPVSGGGFRVRAVLPVIRPAEALRGGQP
- a CDS encoding LysR substrate-binding domain-containing protein, coding for MTGSEESPSFRLAYVPGVTPSKWVRIWNERLPDVPLTLLAVSVAEAFAVLRGGDADAGFVRLPVDGTDLSAIPLYTETTVVVVPNDHVVAAVDEVTAEDLADDIVLHPLDDTLDWEHPPGRPAIERPATTEDAIELVAAGVGLLVVPQSLARLHHRKDLTYRPVTDAPESRVALSWPEDRTTDLVEDFIGIVRGRTVNSTRGRSTAQSQPKSKGSDKADKGAARRKPAAGRATGKPTGKSPRTGSGAPKGTKRGKPRRRS
- a CDS encoding DUF5997 family protein, whose protein sequence is MLDTLGSMTSHQNTQTMKPATAAKKLGVYLEATPAEFQEGVVSRSELTALQADPPQWLQDLRSNGPHPRPVVAAKLGVSIAGLARGGVTEALTTEQIEALKNELPEWLQKERATQAEVRKEAVRIKEKNAERDDKDDQPRQ